The following proteins are encoded in a genomic region of Arcobacter suis CECT 7833:
- a CDS encoding GMC family oxidoreductase — protein MIYDVCVIGSGAGAGPVIYELSRAGLKVCVLEKGDIYNEKDFSKDEIVVRKAIYTPDLKDEYHTIEEFVDGAWQKFPTYETGWSFWNGNLLGGSSNFMSGFFHRLKPNDFKLASTYGVPKNSNIVDWTISYDELEPYYAKVEELVGVSGEVQEYEFLEPRSTKEFPYSALAENKIVDLIDKSCKELGFKSIKTPRAIISKQKNHRNPCYYSNYCGSYPCSSGAKGSSRASLIKDALLTNNVTIIPNAFVIKLNTDKNKKIESAVYLSKEGNKKEVQAKLFVVAAQAVETSRLLLNSKDENFPNGVANNSGNVGKNFLSSSGGIVSATFDETNMNLKDLLEPGVFVNRSLMDWYFTKKFKGGSIDILFEHSNPIRRASFLRFNENDLLIGEELQNKIFETFTKTRTLNIEIFTDWTPNDNSFISVDEKYKDKYGIPVANIRIGTHPQDKKASEFLEEKSIKLFEKMGGKNIVSDISALPSSNLQAGGCRFGNDAKTSVLNKYCQAHEVKNLFVTDGSFMPTGGSVPFTWTIYANSFRVADYIKDNFKKLIV, from the coding sequence ATGATATATGATGTTTGTGTAATCGGAAGTGGAGCAGGGGCTGGTCCTGTTATTTATGAATTAAGTCGTGCTGGATTAAAAGTTTGTGTTTTGGAAAAAGGTGATATTTATAATGAAAAAGATTTTTCAAAAGATGAAATTGTCGTGCGAAAAGCTATTTATACACCAGATTTAAAAGATGAATATCACACAATTGAAGAGTTTGTTGATGGGGCTTGGCAAAAATTTCCAACCTATGAAACTGGTTGGAGTTTTTGGAATGGTAACCTTTTAGGTGGTTCTTCAAACTTTATGAGTGGATTTTTTCACAGGCTTAAACCAAATGATTTTAAATTGGCTTCAACTTATGGCGTTCCTAAAAATTCAAATATTGTTGATTGGACAATATCTTATGATGAACTTGAACCATATTATGCAAAAGTAGAAGAGCTTGTTGGAGTTTCAGGAGAGGTTCAAGAGTACGAGTTTTTAGAACCAAGAAGTACAAAAGAGTTTCCATATTCTGCTTTAGCTGAAAATAAAATAGTAGATTTAATAGATAAATCTTGCAAGGAATTAGGCTTTAAATCAATAAAAACTCCAAGGGCAATAATTTCAAAACAAAAAAATCATAGAAATCCTTGTTATTATTCCAACTATTGTGGTTCATACCCATGTTCAAGTGGAGCAAAAGGAAGTTCAAGGGCTAGTTTAATAAAAGATGCACTTTTAACAAACAATGTAACAATAATCCCAAATGCCTTTGTAATAAAATTAAACACAGATAAAAATAAAAAAATAGAAAGTGCCGTGTATCTCTCAAAAGAAGGAAATAAAAAAGAAGTTCAAGCAAAACTTTTTGTCGTTGCTGCTCAAGCTGTGGAGACTTCAAGGCTTTTATTAAACTCAAAAGATGAGAATTTCCCAAATGGTGTTGCAAATAATAGTGGAAATGTGGGGAAAAACTTTCTTTCAAGTAGCGGTGGAATCGTAAGTGCTACTTTTGATGAAACTAATATGAATTTAAAAGATTTGTTAGAACCTGGAGTTTTTGTAAATAGGTCGTTGATGGATTGGTATTTTACCAAAAAGTTCAAAGGTGGAAGTATTGATATTCTTTTTGAACATTCAAATCCAATAAGAAGGGCTTCATTTTTACGTTTTAATGAAAATGATTTATTAATTGGCGAAGAGTTACAAAATAAAATCTTTGAAACTTTTACAAAAACAAGAACTTTAAATATAGAAATTTTTACAGATTGGACTCCAAATGATAATTCATTTATAAGTGTCGATGAAAAATATAAAGATAAATATGGAATTCCCGTTGCAAATATTAGAATTGGAACTCATCCCCAAGATAAAAAAGCTTCAGAGTTTTTAGAAGAAAAATCAATAAAATTATTTGAAAAAATGGGTGGTAAAAATATAGTTTCAGATATATCAGCACTTCCTTCTTCAAATTTACAAGCAGGTGGTTGCAGATTTGGAAATGATGCTAAAACTTCTGTTTTAAATAAATATTGTCAAGCCCATGAAGTAAAAAATCTTTTTGTAACCGATGGAAGTTTTATGCCAACGGGTGGAAGTGTTCCTTTTACTTGGACTATTTATGCGAACTCTTTTAGGGTTGCTGATTATATAAAAGATAATTTTAAAAAATTAATAGTTTAA
- a CDS encoding gluconate 2-dehydrogenase subunit 3 family protein → MKRRNFIKFTTISAILFSTNISIAKNIPNKTLLVLDEVLNIIFPKTSTMPSAKEFKALEYLIKNISHKTFDNEDKTLILDGTKDFIGSFPEFLTLKENEKKELIFEIIKNSAYAKSWVSKITYYGIEAMFSDPIYSGNFNQIAWKSINHAVGIPQPLKTYGQKI, encoded by the coding sequence ATGAAAAGAAGAAACTTTATAAAATTTACAACAATTAGTGCTATTTTATTTTCTACAAATATTTCAATAGCCAAAAATATACCAAATAAAACTTTGTTAGTTTTAGATGAAGTTTTAAACATAATATTTCCAAAAACTTCCACAATGCCCAGTGCAAAAGAGTTTAAAGCTTTAGAATATCTAATAAAAAATATTTCTCACAAAACTTTTGATAATGAAGATAAAACTCTGATTTTAGATGGAACAAAAGATTTTATAGGTAGTTTTCCTGAGTTTTTAACTTTAAAAGAAAATGAGAAAAAAGAGTTGATTTTTGAAATCATTAAAAATAGTGCTTATGCAAAATCTTGGGTTTCAAAAATCACTTATTATGGAATTGAAGCCATGTTTAGTGACCCGATTTATAGTGGGAATTTTAATCAAATAGCATGGAAAAGTATAAATCATGCAGTTGGGATTCCCCAACCTTTAAAAACCTATGGACAAAAAATATGA
- a CDS encoding flagellar hook-length control protein FliK: protein MLYFCMLVTNNTLLNILLPNDNKVLKDVLKEADSKTLEQLVKNNSASINDVLKDLFDGLKNGTKSNTTIENILKNSTVFKDLGAVANNLTSLLENISQDENLQKFKPLIENFLKNIKDMDANTLKEQLKNSGVFLESKIAQSSTPNSKIETILNQIQNLIKDLNTPQAKQVNELISKLLQSPMPANTNNDLAGLKTLTTALQNLNNSLSTPQTQNLSTLINQLQNVVNEGSLVESKVENSVNNQNLQTKDSINLQTKELLTQLKNEVIQNPTLQNKNILPLLENLLKMDNLFAKNENLSSLLTQNNLSTFTSNFASNLNPLLSNLKESLENLNPNDHNLQNQVMKFVEKIESIIKDLANPSLQKNDQTNLTEDVKSVLLKMQDELASKTDPKSQELAKQVDKLLTQIDYQQLLSLSSNSNNVYLPFFWEMLEEGNISMKKTDEEKFYCQINLTLKDFGKVDLMLALYDKNKLDLTVYAQREHFKTALRDNMQALKIALNSVELIPVNIKLLDLKDENESKDEPTKAYINNSYNQNSNLSSGIDIRV from the coding sequence ATGTTATACTTTTGTATGTTAGTAACAAATAATACACTATTAAATATACTTTTACCAAATGATAATAAAGTTCTAAAGGATGTCTTAAAAGAGGCAGATTCAAAAACCTTAGAACAATTAGTTAAAAATAATAGTGCTTCAATAAATGATGTTTTAAAAGATTTATTTGATGGTCTAAAAAATGGTACAAAATCAAATACAACAATAGAAAATATTTTAAAAAATTCAACAGTTTTTAAAGATTTAGGAGCTGTTGCAAACAACTTAACTTCACTTCTTGAAAATATTTCACAAGATGAAAATTTACAAAAATTCAAACCTTTAATAGAAAATTTTTTAAAAAATATAAAAGATATGGATGCAAATACTTTAAAAGAGCAACTAAAAAATTCAGGTGTTTTTTTAGAATCAAAAATAGCACAAAGTTCAACTCCAAATAGTAAAATAGAAACTATATTAAATCAAATCCAAAATTTAATAAAAGATTTAAATACACCCCAAGCAAAACAAGTAAATGAGCTAATTTCAAAACTTTTACAAAGTCCAATGCCAGCAAATACAAACAATGATTTAGCAGGATTAAAAACTTTAACAACTGCTTTACAAAATCTAAATAATTCTTTATCAACCCCACAAACACAAAACTTATCAACTCTTATAAATCAACTACAAAATGTTGTAAATGAAGGTTCTTTAGTTGAATCAAAAGTAGAAAATAGTGTAAATAATCAGAATTTACAAACAAAAGATAGTATTAATTTACAAACAAAAGAGTTATTAACTCAACTCAAAAATGAAGTTATTCAAAATCCAACTTTACAAAATAAAAATATTTTACCTTTGTTGGAAAATCTTTTAAAAATGGATAATTTATTTGCAAAAAATGAAAATTTATCTTCACTTTTAACGCAAAATAATTTAAGTACTTTTACAAGTAATTTTGCTTCAAATTTAAACCCTTTACTTTCAAACTTAAAAGAGAGTTTAGAAAACTTGAATCCAAATGATCATAATTTACAAAACCAAGTTATGAAATTTGTAGAAAAAATAGAGTCAATTATAAAAGATCTTGCAAATCCATCTTTACAAAAAAATGACCAAACAAATTTAACTGAAGATGTAAAATCTGTTTTGTTAAAAATGCAAGATGAATTAGCCTCAAAAACAGATCCAAAATCTCAAGAATTAGCGAAACAAGTAGATAAATTATTAACTCAAATAGATTATCAACAACTTTTAAGCCTCAGTTCTAACTCAAATAATGTTTATCTTCCATTTTTTTGGGAGATGTTGGAAGAGGGAAATATTTCCATGAAAAAAACCGATGAAGAAAAATTTTATTGTCAAATAAATTTAACATTAAAAGATTTTGGAAAAGTTGATTTAATGTTGGCTTTATATGATAAAAATAAACTTGATTTAACAGTTTATGCCCAAAGAGAACATTTTAAAACAGCTCTTAGAGATAATATGCAAGCTCTTAAAATCGCTTTAAATAGCGTAGAATTAATTCCTGTAAATATAAAACTTTTGGATTTAAAAGATGAAAATGAATCAAAAGATGAACCAACAAAAGCATACATAAATAATAGTTATAATCAGAACTCAAACCTAAGTTCTGGAATAGATATAAGAGTATAA
- a CDS encoding EscU/YscU/HrcU family type III secretion system export apparatus switch protein — MQENINKNVVQKAVALKYNIDKDNAPKITAKGKGETASNIIKIAKENNIPIKKDEDLIELLSQIDIDKEIPDSMYRAVAEIFSFIYDLSNNKNKLDERLKEKTSNRN; from the coding sequence ATGCAAGAAAATATAAATAAAAATGTTGTTCAAAAAGCAGTAGCACTAAAATATAATATTGACAAAGATAATGCTCCTAAAATTACAGCAAAAGGAAAAGGGGAAACTGCATCAAATATTATTAAAATTGCTAAAGAAAATAATATCCCAATAAAAAAAGATGAAGATTTAATAGAACTTTTGTCTCAAATTGATATTGATAAAGAGATTCCAGACTCAATGTATAGAGCAGTTGCAGAGATATTCTCTTTTATTTATGATTTATCTAATAATAAAAATAAACTAGATGAAAGACTAAAAGAAAAAACCTCAAATAGGAATTGA
- the mrdA gene encoding penicillin-binding protein 2, whose product MNIRLTLIFLIILGILITLLSRVYFLTIKSNTYYEELSKNNYIKRVDKIPIRGMIEDRNGEKLAINEMGFAVLVKPHLSSYKHKEKLEQIIDSIIKHFPQYERDKLIREYKKGDSSYNHEFIKVIDYIPYQEFFPKYTILSSKEDVKVESTTKRAYPQKEVASHIIGYVGKASKLDILNNELSSYNGIIGKNGLEKYYNSKLQGEMGYKDVKVNALNKEIEILNEKEASIDNNIRISLDVGLQKYIQEIFTGKSGAVVVMDVNNGELLAAASFPEFDNNIFARGISVKEWNEMRNDFNHPFTNKIINGLYPPGSVIKMGVALSFLDNGINDDFSVNCSGSLTIGNRNFRCWKSTGHGTVNFRKAIAESCDDFFYKGSLKIGINKISHTLDKLGFGQSTGVDQINEFLGVNPNKEWKEKKYKEPWYVGETVITSIGQGNMLVTPLQIARYTSYIATGKLPKPHFYKANYEEPKEIDIPSEYLDVIRKGMFDVTYAQRGTASKYINSKITIASKTGTAQVVSIPQSEKVRMKESDLQYYERSHAWITTYGPFKKPQYAVTVLEEHGGHGGDAGGDIASKIYDKLYELGYIKEKE is encoded by the coding sequence TTGAATATACGATTAACACTGATTTTTTTAATAATTTTAGGTATTTTAATAACTTTACTATCAAGAGTCTATTTTTTAACTATTAAATCAAACACTTATTATGAAGAATTATCAAAAAATAATTATATAAAAAGAGTTGATAAAATACCTATTCGTGGGATGATTGAAGATAGAAATGGTGAAAAATTAGCAATCAATGAAATGGGATTTGCAGTTTTAGTAAAACCGCATTTAAGTTCTTATAAACATAAAGAAAAATTAGAACAAATAATAGATTCAATAATAAAACATTTTCCCCAATATGAAAGGGATAAATTAATAAGAGAATATAAAAAAGGAGATTCTTCATACAATCATGAATTTATAAAAGTAATTGATTATATTCCTTACCAAGAATTTTTCCCAAAATACACAATATTATCTTCAAAAGAAGATGTAAAAGTTGAATCAACAACAAAAAGAGCTTATCCTCAAAAAGAAGTTGCTTCTCACATTATAGGTTATGTAGGAAAAGCTTCAAAACTTGATATTTTAAATAATGAATTATCTTCATACAATGGAATCATTGGAAAAAATGGTTTAGAAAAATATTATAACTCAAAACTCCAAGGAGAAATGGGTTATAAAGATGTAAAAGTAAATGCTTTAAATAAAGAAATAGAAATATTAAATGAAAAAGAGGCTTCTATTGATAACAATATTAGAATTTCTTTAGATGTTGGTTTACAAAAATATATTCAAGAAATTTTTACAGGGAAAAGTGGTGCTGTTGTCGTTATGGATGTAAATAATGGTGAATTATTAGCAGCGGCATCTTTTCCTGAATTTGATAATAACATTTTTGCACGAGGTATTTCTGTAAAAGAGTGGAATGAAATGAGAAATGATTTTAATCATCCATTTACAAATAAAATTATAAATGGTCTTTATCCTCCTGGTTCTGTTATTAAAATGGGAGTTGCTTTATCTTTCTTGGATAATGGAATAAATGATGATTTTTCAGTTAATTGTTCAGGTTCACTTACTATTGGAAATAGAAATTTTAGATGTTGGAAATCAACTGGTCATGGAACTGTAAATTTTAGAAAAGCTATTGCTGAAAGTTGTGATGACTTTTTTTATAAAGGAAGTTTGAAAATAGGAATAAATAAAATCTCTCATACTTTAGATAAATTAGGTTTTGGACAATCTACTGGTGTTGATCAAATTAATGAATTTTTGGGTGTAAATCCAAATAAAGAGTGGAAAGAAAAAAAATATAAAGAACCATGGTATGTAGGAGAAACGGTTATTACTTCAATTGGACAAGGAAATATGTTGGTAACTCCTCTTCAAATTGCAAGATATACAAGTTATATAGCAACTGGGAAATTACCAAAACCTCACTTTTATAAAGCAAATTATGAAGAACCAAAAGAGATTGATATTCCATCTGAATATTTAGATGTTATCAGAAAAGGAATGTTTGATGTTACTTATGCACAAAGAGGAACAGCTAGCAAATATATAAATTCTAAAATTACAATTGCATCAAAAACAGGAACTGCACAAGTTGTTTCAATTCCTCAATCTGAAAAAGTAAGAATGAAAGAGAGTGATTTACAATATTATGAAAGATCTCACGCTTGGATTACAACCTATGGACCATTTAAAAAACCTCAATATGCAGTAACTGTATTAGAAGAACATGGTGGACATGGTGGAGATGCAGGTGGTGATATTGCAAGTAAAATATATGATAAATTATATGAATTAGGTTATATCAAAGAAAAAGAATAA
- the fliP gene encoding flagellar type III secretion system pore protein FliP (The bacterial flagellar biogenesis protein FliP forms a type III secretion system (T3SS)-type pore required for flagellar assembly.), whose protein sequence is MRFILIFLLFSIFTFAADSAPMINLSVAGVNEPAQFVKTINIAVILTLMALAPTLLLMVTSFTRIIIVFSLLRQAMGLQQTPPTQIVVSLALVLTIFIMEPYGKKSWEEGIKPYMDEKIGYEIALEKGIKPFKEFMIKNTRESDLALFYRIKKEPNPKNIDDVPLTLLMPSFIVSELRTAFEIGFLIFLPFLVIDIIVASILMSLGMMMLPPVMISLPVKIIFFIVIDGWQLIIGNLAQSFK, encoded by the coding sequence TTGAGATTTATACTTATATTTTTATTATTTTCTATTTTTACCTTTGCAGCAGATTCTGCTCCTATGATTAATCTTTCAGTTGCAGGAGTTAATGAACCAGCACAATTCGTAAAAACTATTAATATAGCTGTTATATTAACTTTAATGGCATTAGCTCCAACGCTATTATTAATGGTTACATCGTTTACTAGAATTATTATTGTTTTCTCTCTTTTAAGACAAGCTATGGGTTTACAGCAAACTCCTCCAACTCAAATAGTAGTATCATTAGCACTTGTATTAACAATCTTTATTATGGAACCTTATGGTAAAAAATCATGGGAAGAAGGTATAAAACCTTATATGGATGAAAAAATTGGTTATGAAATAGCCCTTGAAAAAGGAATTAAACCATTTAAAGAGTTTATGATAAAAAATACTAGAGAATCAGATTTAGCCCTATTTTATAGAATCAAAAAAGAGCCAAATCCAAAAAATATAGATGATGTTCCTTTAACACTTTTAATGCCTTCATTTATAGTTAGTGAACTAAGAACTGCTTTTGAAATAGGATTTTTAATATTTTTACCATTTTTAGTAATTGATATTATTGTTGCATCTATTTTAATGAGTTTAGGGATGATGATGTTACCTCCTGTTATGATTTCTTTACCAGTTAAAATTATCTTTTTTATTGTAATTGATGGTTGGCAATTGATTATTGGAAATCTCGCACAGTCCTTTAAATAA
- a CDS encoding TolC family protein, translating into MHKIYLSLLITSLTYAQSISFEEVLSLTLQNNKDLQQQKLNIESSNLNTKTIDSINYGKLSLTEEVSRTNHAGYVFNSKLSSREATFRDFGFSQQNEGIDVEPTDLNYPEDRNNFNTKITYDIPLFTGFKLSNQKDILKLQEKANEIKLNLDKKELSFEVLKAYNSAVVAKDFIQALEKAKIAINQITKSANSFHEEGLITKIDVNEAKVYELNINSQLIEAKNNFQLALAYLRFLSSDDSISDVQNLENMNLEIPNENLLYTQALENRDEIKMQDIQLHASKKNIDIANSAYYPSVYSHLEYGFNDDNLTLDDEKDYYMALVGINLTLFDNTRDIEKQKSKIEYAKASLNSEKLKDAIKLELQKTILNLETKEKILIEKIETKNLAADVLEQSKLLYQNHLISMTILLQQEANFRKNEALLIQARYEKSLAFAKINLALGKNIKEEKN; encoded by the coding sequence ATGCATAAGATTTATTTATCATTATTAATAACTTCTTTAACTTATGCGCAAAGTATAAGTTTTGAAGAAGTTTTAAGTCTAACTTTACAAAACAACAAAGATTTACAACAACAAAAACTAAATATTGAATCATCAAATCTAAATACAAAAACTATTGATTCTATAAATTATGGAAAACTTTCACTTACAGAAGAGGTAAGTAGAACAAATCATGCTGGATATGTTTTTAATTCAAAATTATCTTCAAGGGAAGCTACATTTAGAGATTTTGGATTTTCTCAGCAAAATGAAGGAATTGATGTTGAACCAACAGATTTAAACTATCCAGAAGATAGAAATAACTTCAATACTAAAATAACTTATGATATTCCACTTTTTACAGGATTTAAACTTTCTAATCAAAAAGATATTTTAAAACTTCAAGAAAAAGCAAATGAAATAAAACTTAATCTTGATAAAAAAGAGTTGAGTTTTGAAGTGCTGAAAGCTTACAATAGTGCTGTTGTTGCAAAAGATTTTATACAAGCTTTAGAAAAAGCAAAAATTGCAATAAATCAAATAACAAAATCAGCTAATAGCTTTCATGAAGAAGGACTTATTACAAAAATAGATGTAAATGAAGCTAAAGTTTATGAATTAAATATAAATTCCCAATTAATTGAAGCTAAAAACAATTTCCAATTAGCCCTTGCTTATTTAAGATTTTTAAGTTCAGATGATTCTATAAGTGATGTTCAAAATCTTGAAAATATGAACTTAGAAATACCAAATGAAAATCTACTTTATACTCAAGCTTTAGAAAATAGAGATGAAATTAAAATGCAAGATATTCAACTTCACGCTAGTAAAAAAAATATTGATATAGCAAATTCAGCTTATTATCCATCCGTTTATTCCCATTTAGAATACGGATTTAATGATGATAATTTAACTTTAGATGATGAAAAAGATTATTATATGGCACTTGTTGGAATAAATTTAACTCTATTTGATAATACAAGAGATATTGAAAAACAAAAAAGTAAAATAGAATATGCCAAAGCCTCTTTAAACAGTGAAAAACTAAAAGATGCTATAAAGTTAGAACTTCAAAAAACTATTTTAAATTTAGAAACTAAAGAAAAAATCTTAATTGAAAAAATAGAAACTAAAAATTTAGCTGCTGATGTATTAGAACAATCAAAACTTTTATATCAAAATCATTTGATTTCTATGACAATCCTACTTCAGCAAGAAGCAAATTTTAGAAAAAATGAAGCCTTACTTATTCAAGCTAGATATGAAAAATCCTTAGCATTTGCAAAAATAAATCTTGCTTTAGGAAAAAATATTAAAGAGGAAAAAAACTAA
- a CDS encoding efflux RND transporter periplasmic adaptor subunit yields MIKILLTTTFFCLNLLATQIELSGTVISDNEKIITSRNMGYVKEVYVSEGSNVKKGDILYEIDSSNIDSNKKEILLNLEILQNQTKNIELNLGRYKRLQVQDLVSKYEVEQLELNLLNSKSMVNITNAKLKEINSQYDYLKIKAPNNGLIIKKSIKVGEMAMPSIPALILTDLSNLLVKTDISESNLNDIKIGQKVNIEITSQNFKTEGKIEAIIPNTNGLTHSFVLKISFDKKDFNIYPGMYSKVFLDLDIKN; encoded by the coding sequence ATGATAAAAATACTTTTAACAACTACATTTTTTTGTTTAAATTTACTTGCAACGCAAATAGAACTATCAGGAACTGTGATTTCAGATAATGAAAAAATAATTACCAGTAGAAACATGGGATACGTAAAAGAAGTTTATGTAAGTGAAGGTTCTAATGTAAAAAAAGGTGATATTTTATATGAAATCGACTCTTCAAATATAGATTCGAATAAAAAAGAGATTCTTTTAAATCTTGAAATTCTACAAAATCAAACAAAAAATATAGAATTAAATCTAGGAAGATACAAAAGATTACAAGTTCAAGATTTGGTTTCAAAATATGAAGTTGAACAACTAGAATTAAATTTATTAAATAGTAAAAGTATGGTAAATATTACAAATGCTAAATTAAAAGAAATAAATTCTCAATATGATTATTTAAAAATAAAAGCTCCAAATAATGGATTAATTATAAAAAAATCGATAAAAGTTGGAGAAATGGCGATGCCTAGTATTCCAGCTTTGATTTTGACTGATTTATCAAACCTATTAGTTAAAACTGATATTTCAGAATCAAACTTAAATGATATAAAAATCGGACAAAAAGTAAATATAGAAATAACTTCACAAAACTTCAAAACAGAAGGAAAAATAGAAGCAATAATTCCAAATACAAATGGTTTAACTCACTCTTTTGTATTAAAAATCTCTTTTGATAAAAAAGATTTTAATATTTATCCAGGAATGTACTCAAAAGTTTTTCTTGATTTAGATATTAAAAACTAG
- a CDS encoding efflux RND transporter permease subunit, which translates to MNKELNIAGKLSLVFINHPLTFIFGVFILALGYISLLIMPREENPQIKVSGGVVIVALPGALPSEIQKVIIEPLEKKIKEIKGVENIYSFAKDSVGIVQVQYFIGEDKEESNLKLYDQVMRNMDLMPQGAMQPMIKTMDIDTDIPIATIAFYSQKENKKDLVSQSQLFNEVNKITKEINKIKDVALVDLKGEKKEQFNILVDVNKLSSYNLSLGQVMKQIQALSYKTPNITTNTLNSEIVVFGIKEAIQNEKDLQNLIISYNFQTPIYLKDIAVVEKSYDIQNKKEAILFTRNVIDDFEEFNQITLSASKLKGANSVTINEEIFTYMDSIKDELLAKNIKYTITRDDGYMANNAVNKLVLDLLISIIIIAILLIFTLGFKEAMIVSLMVPMILSLTLFVGLILGETINRITLFALIVSLGMLVDAAIIVIENIHRHKLESPNTNIVTLSINATNEIGNPTNIATIAIIMTFIPMFFVGGMMGQFMHPLPVFVPISLTISLFVAYAFTPYLVKKIL; encoded by the coding sequence ATGAATAAAGAGTTAAACATAGCAGGAAAGTTATCTTTAGTTTTTATAAATCATCCATTAACTTTTATTTTTGGTGTATTTATTTTAGCGTTAGGATATATATCACTTTTAATAATGCCAAGGGAAGAAAATCCACAAATAAAAGTAAGTGGTGGAGTTGTAATCGTAGCCCTTCCAGGAGCGCTGCCTAGTGAAATACAAAAAGTAATTATTGAACCATTAGAAAAAAAAATAAAAGAGATAAAAGGTGTTGAAAATATTTATTCCTTTGCAAAAGATTCAGTAGGTATCGTACAAGTTCAATATTTTATAGGGGAAGACAAAGAAGAGTCTAATCTAAAACTTTATGATCAAGTTATGAGAAATATGGATTTAATGCCCCAAGGTGCAATGCAACCAATGATAAAAACTATGGATATTGATACAGATATTCCAATTGCTACAATTGCCTTTTATTCCCAAAAAGAAAATAAAAAAGATTTAGTTTCACAAAGCCAACTTTTTAATGAAGTAAATAAAATCACCAAAGAAATAAATAAAATAAAAGATGTGGCTTTAGTTGATTTAAAAGGTGAAAAAAAAGAACAATTCAATATTTTAGTTGATGTAAATAAACTTTCATCTTATAACTTATCTTTAGGTCAAGTTATGAAACAAATTCAAGCACTTTCATATAAAACTCCTAATATTACAACAAATACTTTAAACTCTGAAATTGTGGTTTTTGGAATAAAAGAAGCAATACAAAATGAAAAAGATTTACAAAATCTCATAATTTCATATAACTTTCAAACTCCTATTTACTTAAAAGATATAGCCGTTGTTGAAAAATCTTATGATATTCAAAATAAAAAAGAAGCTATTCTTTTCACAAGAAATGTAATAGATGATTTTGAAGAATTTAATCAAATAACTCTTAGTGCATCAAAACTAAAAGGTGCAAATTCTGTAACTATCAATGAAGAAATTTTTACATATATGGATTCAATAAAAGATGAATTATTAGCAAAAAATATAAAATATACTATTACAAGAGATGATGGTTATATGGCAAATAATGCTGTAAATAAATTGGTTTTAGATCTTTTAATATCTATTATAATTATTGCTATCTTATTAATTTTTACTTTAGGTTTTAAAGAAGCTATGATTGTTTCTTTAATGGTTCCAATGATTTTATCTCTTACTTTATTTGTAGGATTAATTTTAGGAGAAACAATAAACAGAATCACCTTATTTGCACTTATAGTTTCTCTAGGAATGTTAGTTGATGCTGCTATTATTGTAATTGAGAATATTCATAGACACAAACTTGAATCACCAAATACAAATATAGTAACTTTGTCAATAAATGCAACAAATGAGATAGGAAATCCTACAAACATAGCTACCATTGCTATTATTATGACTTTTATACCAATGTTTTTTGTTGGGGGAATGATGGGACAATTTATGCACCCTCTTCCTGTTTTTGTGCCTATTTCGCTTACAATATCATTATTTGTAGCTTATGCATTTACTCCATATTTAGTTAAAAAAATTTTATAG